The Plasmodium sp. gorilla clade G2 genome assembly, chromosome: 3 region TTCTAACtttattttgaattattataatgagaAATATTCTTTATCTATTCATCCATATTGTTTATGTACATCCAATAGAAGAAGTAGAGATGATCAcctaaaaattataaaactaCCAGAtgttaatacatataataaaatagttCTAAATACAGATTTTTCTATGTGTGCAGGAGAATTAATTGAagtttattataatgataaagaatattttgATGGTGTATTAACATGTTTCTTTTTAGATACAGCCAAAAATCTTttcatgtatataaaaacatttgcATCTATATTGAAACCTAATTCATTGTGGTCAAATATTGGACCactattatatcattattctGAAATGCCAAATGAAATGTCTATCGAATTGGCTTGGGATGAAatacaaattattatatccaAGTGGTTTActataaaagaaatacaatggattgataattattatacaaCCAATTTTGATTCAATGATGCAAGTCCAGTATCATTGTGTTTTTTTTAGTGCCATCAGAAATGACATTCCGATCAATTAAGCGCTTCTAaactaaaatataaatatatgtatatatatatatatatatatatatgttcatatatttttatataatttatttttacttttgtatattttaatattatataaacgtCTATTCAATTTTTACATACAAATAacataagaatatattttaatgtgtttatatttttttgtgtgtatATGCAAATTCTTTTTGGTACATTTTTCATCCATCATAGATTGatagttattattatacatataaataaataaatatatatatatatatatatatatatatatatatatatcaatattatatatatatgtttattcttattatttaataatttgcattatcaaaataattatgattttTAAAGGTAAAAAGTGGaaacattttaatttttaatgctcttaaattattatcatcatataagTTATGAAAATTTTGTATGTATCTAGTATACAAACAGAAATACCCATAAatcaacaaatatataaataaatatacatatatatattatatatatgtactttttaattttaatgtgCTCATATTAAACCACTAAAAGGAATACCTGAAGGAATACCTGAAGGAATACCTGAAGGAATACCTGACTTGTTCAGGCAAATTgaggggaaaaaaaaaaaaaaaaaaaaaaaaaaacagccaaaatgttaaatataacctaaaatttttatgtttttataatggtcattttattacatattgAAAGGAAATAAGTAAAGGAATCATAAAAAGAGaacttaaaaaatataaaaaatatagaaatataaatatatatatatatatatatatttttttttttcatatagtTTTAACCTGtttaatcttttttttgttagaATTATTTCAATCAGATTGTGATGCATGAAAGAATATCTTCATGGTTATATTCTTCAGATGAGCTGGGTAATGTTTATCATCATATTGAAATAACTcatacttttaaaaaatatttatttagtatctctcatattttaataaatatatatattttttatactttttaaaaatacttAAGTAACAATTATTTTGTGTTgaacaattttattttttattttttcccctcctttattatatatacataaaaagtaaatatattattacattatattatatattattattataaattataataaaaaataacaccgaattatatatttcatatattaaattgttCACtttattgtaaatatatacataatataataatattatatatatattatatatatatggaaaaaaaatacaagatttcttttttatttttttattcttttctattttttgaaataaaataagtattattttttcaagtACAGTTAAGAAatgcaaaatatatataaaaaattaagaatgatcttatatttttttttttttttttttcctacaatttaaaaaataaaatatatcattatataaaataaaataaaatgaaatcaacatttatttataattattatcacataatatataatataatattttttaaaaaatctaTAAATCCATTAATTGATaacatacaaaataaataatataaatatatttattatatatataataacatataattttaataatattttagtttaatatatatgcaatatataataataatataatatatttttttttttttttttatatattattataattaaaacataaattaaattatttaataatatttataaatttgtaattataacaatattttaattaataatataatatatatacttcttcaaattaaataaataatatattaatatattaaaacaatatttttaaatatacaacATATATTGTCATTTATtaagaaagaaatataataaattaatacataatataaaataatattataattttttaaataaaaaggaaatatatattataataatatataaaattacttTGTAGAAAATAATTGcctttataaaattaaaaaaaaaaaaaaaaaaaaaaaaaaggaataatatttattatcaatattatatatatatatatatattgatatatatagatatacatatattatatatattatatccacATGTTTATGGGCTAAAACAATGTGCGGTATACTAGCCATTTTTCATTCATCTATAGAAAAACATCGATTAAGAAGGAAGGCCCTAAATTTATCAAAaatgtaattaaaaaatataaaaaaaaaaaataaaataatatatatatatatatatatatatatatatatatacataatatgttcatatttaattatatataaaattttattatgtattattacataatatcatatatataatatgtataataattatattccaattttaaaattacatTTCCTGCATGTACGTATGTAAAAAGGGGTGTATAgagatgtatatatatatatatatatatatatatatatatatatatataattatcccTTTTTTAAGgcatacaaaatattatatatatatatataatatgtacttatatatttttatacatatgtataatttacaaaaaaaaaaaaattaatcattaaacctttttttttgttttattcatatattttattattcaatttgttgattatatatatttattatatttatatatgtagtgTGGGGGTATTAATTCCACACctaattttttattcatatgtaCTGTAAAAgtctacaaaaaaaaaaaaaaaaaaaaaaaaaaaaaaaaaaaaggatttataataatataatatatacataaatataaatatatatatatatatatatatatatatatatatatttttttttttattattttagaCTGAGACATAGGGGCCCTGACTGGAACGGTATTGTAGTTGAAGAGAATGATGATGGGACGACAAATGTGCTGGCACATGAACGTCTAGCTATTGTAGATGTTTTATCTGGTCATCAACCTTtatatgatgatgaagaagaagtaTGTTTAACCATAAAtggagaaatatataatcatatggaattaagaaaattaataaaagaagagaatttgaataaattaaaaagctGTTCAGATTGTGCAGTGATAccaaatttatttaaaatatataaagaaaaagttCCATCAATGTTAGATGGTATATTTGCAGGTGTAATaagtgataaaaaaaataatacattttttgcTTTTCGAGATCCTATAGGTATATGTCCATTATATATAGGTTATGCAGCTGATGGTTCTATATGGTTTTCATCAGAATTTAAAGCTTTAAAAGATAATTGTATAAGATATGTAATATTTCCTCCTGgacattattataaaaataataaaaataaaggtgAATTTGTAAGGTACTATAACCCTAATTGGTGGTCTTTAAATAATAGTATACCAAATAATAAAGTTGATTTTAATGAAATACGTATACATTTAGAAAAAGCAGTAATAAAAAGATTAATGGGTGATGTACCGTTTGGAATTTTATTATCAGGAGGATTAGATTCTTCTATAATAGCTGCCATCCTTGCTAAACATTTAAATGGTCTAGATAAGAAAGATACAAAAAGCATTCATAATAGTagtgacaataataataataataataacaatagtGATAATTTGGAATCTCAAAAATTAAGAAGCTTTTCTATAGGTTTAAAAGGCTCACCTGATTTAAAAGCAGCAAAAGAAGTAGCTGATTATTTAGGCATACAACATACcgaattttattttactgTTGAAGAAGGTATAGATTCTTTACATGAtgttatttatcatatagaAACGTATGATATTACAACAATACGTGCATCGACACCTATGTATATTCTTTCAAGGTTAATTAAAAGCAGCTGTGTTAAAATGGTTCTAAGTGGTGAGGGTTCTGATGAAATATTTGGAggttatctttattttcataaagcacctaataaagaagaatttCATAGAGAACTACAAAGAAAAATACATGATCTACATTATTATGATGTATTAAGAGCTAATAAATCTACTATGGCATTTGGTATTGAAGCAAGAGTACCTTTTTTAGATTTACAATTCTTGAATCTTGTTATGAATATTGATCCACAAGATAAAATGTgctcaaataataaaatagaaaaatatattttaagaaaaGCTTTTGAAGGATATTTACCTGAACATATCCTCTACAGACAAAAAGAACAATTCTCAGATGGTGTTGGATATAATTGGATTGATGGATTAAAACAATAtgcagaaaaaaaaatatcagaTATTCAATTTTCAAGAGCCAAATTTCTTTTTCCATATAATACACCAAAAACTAAAGAAGCATATCTATACAGATGTATTTTTTCAGAGTGCTTCCCTGAACAATGTGCACAAGAATCAGTACCAGAAGGAGAATCTATTGCATGTTCAACTAGTAAAGCCGTTGAATGGGATGAAACCTTTAAACAAAATGCTGACCAGTCAGGTCGATCTGTTCTAGGAATACATCGACACTCAAAACAATTTGATGATGTAAAATGTCTTCCCATACAAAATCAAGCTagtattaattattaaaataaaccatttggaaatgtaaaaaaaaaaatatatatatatatatatatttatttatttatttatatttcattttcgtTTTAAcagttttataatataacaaaggaatacatatgaataaatatatgtatgaacAAATTTGTAtgtttttgtatttatatgcaCACATGCGTGgcttatataattattgttttaaatatgtatacatatatattatatatatgtgattttttttttttttttttttttttttaaatggcAAATTGTaactaaataaaaaaatatatatttctttcaactataataataaaaataattcgtCTAAACAATATGTTTTCAAAATAtaggataaatatataaaaaaaagtaattttaaaaatgatatacttttatgaataatcccttatatatttcttctaaAAAATTGGGGCTTtccgaaaaaaaaaaaaaaaaaaaaaattataaatatatatataatatatatatttatatatttatttattatatccttTTGGAAAagttgaaataatatattcagagaaatattatattttatatttattatttaatattttaataataataaaaaatatatttaatttaaaatatcatattgattaatctttcattttttcaaaggtaatattttatatatatattattttatttttttttatttttatttaaaatgatataaaaatatatataagaaagaaTGGgagtaaaaaatattctatataaaaattatacatacaaaaagaggtatatatatatatatatatattatatctataatattaatatatatatatatttttttttttttttttttactgcACTTTGAACACTACAATATTacgataatataatatatatataatattataaatatattatatatatatttataaggggactatatataagtatattatatactaagtaatatatgatatatttttatatatttattttcatttcacCTTTAAGTTTATATGtactattataatttataaggttcaaaaaaatataatatatatatacatatatatatatgatattgcaaaaaaaaaaatatatacccCATTTCTTAagatcttaaaaaaaaaaaaaaaaaaagaggaaaCCCTAAACCACGTTTatgtatgtttatataatattattatttactatatatcaaaaattattatatacataatattatatttaaattataatatataaatattatatatatatatattttaattgtgatacaaggaagaaaaaacagataaaataaaaacttaatatatatatccataatatatttatacataataatattattatgttataataattatacttttctttttatcgttatatataacatatatattttatattttaaaatatatatttatacatttataatatatatataattatgtatataaatgtaattagatatatatgtataataatatatatttttcttttattataatatcattcattattttattaaatatatttttttccttcccACAAGTGAATGGATTGATTTCTTTTCATATCttacataatttatattaaaaaaaaaaaagaaaaagataattttttttttttattttttgttgcaatatatattatatatatatatatttatataataataatatttcactgatttttatttaaacattttttttttttttatatattatatatatattaaaaaaataaaaaaaaggaaaaaaaaaaactttaatattattgaaaaattaaagaaataatatttctttttctttaattaattttaaatttccctatattaataaaaaatattaacctTAAAAAGtaagattataaaaaaagaacatatatatatatattattattattatataatttgatacttttcttatattattatttaataataatacagtattatatatataatatatatatataaagtttttatttattttgaattattgttgttccatttttatattatttctttttgacCTTCATaaaagttttatatataaacaaataaatatatatgtacagccattttgtacatataatttttttttttttttttttttttttttaaagcgATATATATAgtgttaataaaatttatgacTTGTacatgtaaataatatatata contains the following coding sequences:
- a CDS encoding asparagine synthetase, putative is translated as MCGILAIFHSSIEKHRLRRKALNLSKILRHRGPDWNGIVVEENDDGTTNVLAHERLAIVDVLSGHQPLYDDEEEVCLTINGEIYNHMELRKLIKEENLNKLKSCSDCAVIPNLFKIYKEKVPSMLDGIFAGVISDKKNNTFFAFRDPIGICPLYIGYAADGSIWFSSEFKALKDNCIRYVIFPPGHYYKNNKNKGEFVRYYNPNWWSLNNSIPNNKVDFNEIRIHLEKAVIKRLMGDVPFGILLSGGLDSSIIAAILAKHLNGLDKKDTKSIHNSSDNNNNNNNNSDNLESQKLRSFSIGLKGSPDLKAAKEVADYLGIQHTEFYFTVEEGIDSLHDVIYHIETYDITTIRASTPMYILSRLIKSSCVKMVLSGEGSDEIFGGYLYFHKAPNKEEFHRELQRKIHDLHYYDVLRANKSTMAFGIEARVPFLDLQFLNLVMNIDPQDKMCSNNKIEKYILRKAFEGYLPEHILYRQKEQFSDGVGYNWIDGLKQYAEKKISDIQFSRAKFLFPYNTPKTKEAYLYRCIFSECFPEQCAQESVPEGESIACSTSKAVEWDETFKQNADQSGRSVLGIHRHSKQFDDVKCLPIQNQASINY